The window ACGATGTAATAGTGCTTTGTCTTTCGGGACGAGGAGATAAAGATATGGAAACTTATGTAGCTCTTAATGATTAATATTTCAATTATGAAAAAGACAATAATAAATACAATCAGTCAATCGGTGCTTGCTGATTTGCAAACCCCTGTAAGTATTTATCTAAAAGTTAGAGACACCTTTACCGAGTCGGCATTACTCGAATCTTCTGATTATCATAGTAACGAAAATTCTATATCTTTTATAGGGGTAGACCCTATAGCTCGCTTCGAAGTTAACAATAAACGGGTAACAATGACTTTCCCTTCGGGTTATAAAGAAATGATTTCGGTAGAGAATAATAATGATAATATTAATATTCCTGACTTACTGCAAGAGTTTATACATTCATTCGAAATAAATAACAACAATAATAATACAGGCTACAACGGATTGTTTGGTTATACTTCTTACGATGCTGTAAAATATTTCGAAGAAATAAGCATTAACAATACCTCTAAAGAAAACAAAACTCCCGAAATGATTTACATCTTTTATCGCTTCATTATAGTTGTTAATCATTTCAAAAACGAAATGACTATAGTCGAGAATGTTGTTGAAGGCACTAAAAGTCGTATGGATTATATAGTAGGTATACTTAATAACCGCAATTATGCTTCGTATAACTTTATGGCTAAAGGTAAAGAAACTTCTGATATTACAGATGAAGAATATAAAGAAATGGTTCGAAAAGGCATATCACACTGTAAACGTGGCGACGTTTTTCAAATAGTTTTATCAAGAAGATTTTCTCAACCATTTACAGGAGATGATTTTAAAGTTTACCGTGCTTTAAGATCTATAAATCCTTCACCTTATTTATTCTATTTCGATTTTGGTTCGTTCCGAATATTTGGTTCAAGTCCGGAAATACATTGTGGAATTTCTAAAGGGAAAGCCTATATCGACCCTATAGCTGGAACTTTTAAGCGTACGGGCGATGATGAAAAAGATAAAAATCTGGCTCGTCAGCTTTTAGAAGATCCTAAAGAAAATGCCGAACACGTGATGCTTGTAGACCTTGCTCGTAACGATTTAAGTAAAAACACTCGTAATGTTCAACTCGGCTTTTATAAAGAAATACAATTTTACTCTCACGTTATTCATCTTGTTTCGCGTGTTATTGGAGATGTAAAAGAAGAAACAAATACAATAAAAATATATGCTGACACATTTCCTGCAGGAACTCTATCTGGTGCTCCAAAGGTAAGAGCTATGGAATTAATTAGAGACATAGAACACCACAATAGAGGTGTTTATGGAGGTTGTATTGGTTACATAGGACTAAATGGCGATATAAATCAGGCTATTACTATACGCACCTTTGTTAGTGTTGATAATACGCTACACTATCAAGCAGGAGCTGGTATTGTGTCTCGCTCTAACGAAGATTCGGAACTGCAAGAAGTAAACAATAAATTAGGAGCATTAAAGAGTGCAATAGACCGAGCTGAACAAATAATTAATTAGTTATGAAAATTCTTCTATTAGATAATTACGATTCATTCACTTATAATTTAGTTCATATTATAAATGAAGTAGGCTATGAAGTAGATGTGTATCGTAACGATAAAATAAGTATTGAAGCTGTAGATAAATACGATAAAATAATACTCTCTCCTGGGCCTGGCATTCCTTCCGAAGCTGGTTTGCTTCTACCTATAATTAAGAAGTATGCACATTGTAAAAGTTTTTTAGGTGTTTGCTTAGGACATCAAGCTATAGCTGAAGCTTTCGGTGGTGGGCTTATCAATTTAGAATATGTATATCATGGAGTTTCGTCTCCTATCAATATAATAGCAGACGATAAGATATTCAATAATATTCCTTCTAAAATAGAAGTCGGAAGGTATCATTCTTGGGTTGTTGACAGAAACACATTCCCTAACGAACTGTTGATAACGGCTGTCGATAACGAAAATAAAATAATGGCTCTAAAACATAAAACGTTAGACATACATGGTGTGCAATTTCACCCCGAATCTGTGCTTACATCATTTGGGAAAGATATAATAAAACAATTTCTTGCATCGTAAAAGATTAATTAAATAATGAAAACAACATTGAACCGATTATTTGAGCATCAGTACCTAAGCAGAGAAGAAGCTCGCAATATATTGAGCAACATGGCTCAAGGAGAATATAACGAAAGTCAGATAGCGGCTTTCATTACAGTATATTTTATGCGGAGTATAAGCGTAGACGAAATACTTGGCTTTAGAGATGCTTTGTTGGAAACACGTGTGAATGTAGATGAGCTTCGAGAGTATAATCCGATAGACATTGTGGGTACTGGCGGCGATGGTAAAAACACTTTCAACATATCAACTGCTGCTTGTTTTGTAACGGCAGGTGCTGGATATAAAGTTGTTAAGCACGGAAACTATGGAGCTACTTCTGTAAGTGGAGCTTCTAATGTTATGGAAGAACACGGGGTTAAGTTTTCAGACAAAATAGATTTACATAAAAAATCGCTCGACGAAACAAACATTGCTTATCTACACGCTTCGCTGTTTAATAAAGCATTGAAAGCGGTAGCTCCGGTACGGAAAGCTTTGGCTGTAAAAACTTTCTTCAATATACTTGGTCCATTAGTGAATCCTATAATTCCTAAACGTCAAGTATTAGGTGTTTACGACCTAAAGATGGCTCGGCTTTATAATTATATCTTTCAAGAAAGCGGTAATGATTTTACAATAGTGCATAGTCTTGACGGCTACGATGAAATATCTCTTACCGACACTTTTAAGATTATCAATAAATATGATGAACGTATTTACACTCCCGAAGAACTTGGTTTTAATAAGGTTAACCCTGACGAACTTTTCGGTGGGTACACCACTAAAGATGCAGCTCTTATATTTGATAATGTTTTAGCTAACTGCGCTACCGAAGCTCAAAAAAATGTTGTTATTGTAAACTCTGCAACAGCTATACAAACGATAGAACCTTCGCTCAACTTTCAAACTTGTATTGCTAAAGCCAAAGAATCGTTAGAGTCGGGCAAAGCTAAACATACTTTTATTAAGTTTTTAGAAATAAATAAACTATGAATATTTTAGAAACTATATGCAACAATAAGCACATAGAGATAGCACGACAAAAAGAGGCTGCTCCCCTATCTTATGTAAAAAACTTAGCAGAAGAACAAGTTCAGACTATACAACGCACCTCATTCAAACAATCTCTAAACAATTCAAAAACAGGAATAATTGCCGAGTTTAAAAGAAAATCTCCATCTAAAGGGTGGATACATCAGAATGCAAATATAGCATCTATAGTTAAAGGGTATGAAGATGCAGGTGCTGCTGCTATCTCTTGTCTTACCGACGAACATTTTTTTGGTGGTTCGTTCAACGATTTCAAAACAGCAAGAAGTATTATATCTAAAATACCTCTATTAAGAAAAGATTTTATTGTTGATGAATATCAGATATATCAATCAAAGGTAATGAAAGCTGATGTTATTCTTCTTATAGCGGCGTGCCTTACTCCCGACGAAACTTACCGTTTTACCAATATAGCGCACAACTTAAAAATGGAAGTTCTTCTCGAAATACACAACGAACAAGAGCTCGAACATATTCAGCCTAACATAGATGTTATCGGCATTAACAACAGAAACTTAAAAACTTTCGTTACGAATATTCAGCACACGATAGATTTATCGCACAAAATACCCCAAAGTTTCACTAAAATTTCAGAAAGTGGATTATCTGATAGTAAAACTGTTATAAACTTAAGAAAAGAAGGGTTTAAGGGTTTCCTTATGGGAGAAAATTTTATGAAAACAGAAAGCCCTGCTAATACTCTTCAACAATTTATTAAAGATATCGAATATGAAAATTAAAGTTTGCGGAATGAAATATTCCGACAATATAAAAGAACTGCTTAATCTTCCTATAGATATGATGGGATTAATATTCTATCCTAAATCGCCAAGATACACAAACGAATATATTTCTAACATTAAATATGCCGAGAAGAATATTGAGCTTGTAGGTGTGTTCGTAAATGAATCATTCGAGAATATTATAACAAAAGTAAAGGAATTCAATTTAAACATTGTACAACTTCACGGCAACGAAGAACCAACACTTTGTGTAAATCTAAAAAAGCAAGGCTTAAAAATTATAAAAGCTATATCAATAAAAGACGAGAGAAGTTTTAATATTTGTGATATTTACGATAATTGCGATTATCTTTTATTTGATACTTCAACTTCTGCTTACGGTGGCTCTGGTAAAAAATTCGATTGGAATACATTATCTCATTACAAAGGCTCTACTCCATTTTTATTAAGTGGTGGTATTGACGATGTAGATGCCGAAAAGATTAAAAACATAAAACACAATATGTTTGCTGGCATAGATTTAAACAGCAAATTTGAATTATCGCCTGGAATGAAAGACATAAACAAATTAAAAAAATTTATAAACATTATACGATATGAACAAGATTAATGAATTATTCAAAAACAAAAAAAGTAATATAGTTTCTATATACTTTACAGCAGGATTTCCTAAACTCGAAAGCACAACCAAAATTATTCTCGAACTACAAAACGAAGGGGTAGATTTAATAGAAGTTGGTGTTCCTTTTTCAGACCCTATGGCCGATGGTCCTGTTATACAGCAAAGCGGCTCTATTGCCCTTCGTAATGGTATGACTATGAAATTGCTTTTCTCTCAATTAGCATCAATAAAAGACGAAGTAAATATACCTCTAATTATGATGGGATACCTAAACCCCATTATGCAATATGGATTTGAAAAATTTTGCGAAGATTGTAAGTTATCTGGAATATCAGGAATGATAATCCCCGACCTACCTTTTGCAGAATACATAAATAATTACAAGCCTATAGCCGACCGTTACAACTTAAAAGTAATTATGCTTATTACACCCGAAACATCAGAA of the Dysgonomonadaceae bacterium PH5-43 genome contains:
- a CDS encoding anthranilate synthase component 1 (product_source=KO:K01657; cath_funfam=3.60.120.10; cog=COG0147; ko=KO:K01657; pfam=PF00425,PF04715; superfamily=56322), whose product is MKKTIINTISQSVLADLQTPVSIYLKVRDTFTESALLESSDYHSNENSISFIGVDPIARFEVNNKRVTMTFPSGYKEMISVENNNDNINIPDLLQEFIHSFEINNNNNNTGYNGLFGYTSYDAVKYFEEISINNTSKENKTPEMIYIFYRFIIVVNHFKNEMTIVENVVEGTKSRMDYIVGILNNRNYASYNFMAKGKETSDITDEEYKEMVRKGISHCKRGDVFQIVLSRRFSQPFTGDDFKVYRALRSINPSPYLFYFDFGSFRIFGSSPEIHCGISKGKAYIDPIAGTFKRTGDDEKDKNLARQLLEDPKENAEHVMLVDLARNDLSKNTRNVQLGFYKEIQFYSHVIHLVSRVIGDVKEETNTIKIYADTFPAGTLSGAPKVRAMELIRDIEHHNRGVYGGCIGYIGLNGDINQAITIRTFVSVDNTLHYQAGAGIVSRSNEDSELQEVNNKLGALKSAIDRAEQIIN
- a CDS encoding anthranilate synthase component 2 (product_source=KO:K01658; cath_funfam=3.40.50.880; cog=COG0512; ko=KO:K01658; pfam=PF00117; superfamily=52317; tigrfam=TIGR00566); this translates as MKILLLDNYDSFTYNLVHIINEVGYEVDVYRNDKISIEAVDKYDKIILSPGPGIPSEAGLLLPIIKKYAHCKSFLGVCLGHQAIAEAFGGGLINLEYVYHGVSSPINIIADDKIFNNIPSKIEVGRYHSWVVDRNTFPNELLITAVDNENKIMALKHKTLDIHGVQFHPESVLTSFGKDIIKQFLAS
- a CDS encoding anthranilate phosphoribosyltransferase (product_source=KO:K00766; cath_funfam=1.20.970.10,3.40.1030.10; cog=COG0547; ko=KO:K00766; pfam=PF00591,PF02885; superfamily=47648,52418; tigrfam=TIGR01245), which translates into the protein MKTTLNRLFEHQYLSREEARNILSNMAQGEYNESQIAAFITVYFMRSISVDEILGFRDALLETRVNVDELREYNPIDIVGTGGDGKNTFNISTAACFVTAGAGYKVVKHGNYGATSVSGASNVMEEHGVKFSDKIDLHKKSLDETNIAYLHASLFNKALKAVAPVRKALAVKTFFNILGPLVNPIIPKRQVLGVYDLKMARLYNYIFQESGNDFTIVHSLDGYDEISLTDTFKIINKYDERIYTPEELGFNKVNPDELFGGYTTKDAALIFDNVLANCATEAQKNVVIVNSATAIQTIEPSLNFQTCIAKAKESLESGKAKHTFIKFLEINKL
- a CDS encoding indole-3-glycerol phosphate synthase (product_source=KO:K01609; cath_funfam=3.20.20.70; cog=COG0134; ko=KO:K01609; pfam=PF00218; superfamily=51366) — protein: MNILETICNNKHIEIARQKEAAPLSYVKNLAEEQVQTIQRTSFKQSLNNSKTGIIAEFKRKSPSKGWIHQNANIASIVKGYEDAGAAAISCLTDEHFFGGSFNDFKTARSIISKIPLLRKDFIVDEYQIYQSKVMKADVILLIAACLTPDETYRFTNIAHNLKMEVLLEIHNEQELEHIQPNIDVIGINNRNLKTFVTNIQHTIDLSHKIPQSFTKISESGLSDSKTVINLRKEGFKGFLMGENFMKTESPANTLQQFIKDIEYEN
- a CDS encoding phosphoribosylanthranilate isomerase (product_source=KO:K01817; cath_funfam=3.20.20.70; cog=COG0135; ko=KO:K01817; pfam=PF00697; superfamily=51366), which produces MKIKVCGMKYSDNIKELLNLPIDMMGLIFYPKSPRYTNEYISNIKYAEKNIELVGVFVNESFENIITKVKEFNLNIVQLHGNEEPTLCVNLKKQGLKIIKAISIKDERSFNICDIYDNCDYLLFDTSTSAYGGSGKKFDWNTLSHYKGSTPFLLSGGIDDVDAEKIKNIKHNMFAGIDLNSKFELSPGMKDINKLKKFINIIRYEQD
- a CDS encoding tryptophan synthase alpha chain (product_source=KO:K01695; cath_funfam=3.20.20.70; cog=COG0159; ko=KO:K01695; pfam=PF00290; superfamily=51366; tigrfam=TIGR00262), which gives rise to MNKINELFKNKKSNIVSIYFTAGFPKLESTTKIILELQNEGVDLIEVGVPFSDPMADGPVIQQSGSIALRNGMTMKLLFSQLASIKDEVNIPLIMMGYLNPIMQYGFEKFCEDCKLSGISGMIIPDLPFAEYINNYKPIADRYNLKVIMLITPETSEERIRNIDSNTDSFIYMVSSASTTGAQNNFDNKKQEYFHRINSMQLKNPRLIGFGISNRETLQSAFDNAAGAIIGSKFISLLEETGSVKDAIKGLGIY